In Nomia melanderi isolate GNS246 chromosome 4, iyNomMela1, whole genome shotgun sequence, the following are encoded in one genomic region:
- the LOC116425506 gene encoding GTPase-activating Rap/Ran-GAP domain-like protein 3 isoform X2, whose translation MLCLDIKLVSRLRGVSLTSGSSASASPVSSSVTSTSSTAASLEKCKRSKGRRQNGSVTESDSEEETLPVAHEMIRRNRSRSVCVSALPSTQLRHLHRRASHHVSTTDAISRRGVLSRRYYGSVEMLPQIEQDGSDNGRRFRVENGDSPGEKEEMFGSPSTPILENPEYQTRWYFKYFLGKLHQNYIAVDQERNPLFLSVVTSEVSDQSVPHYRVILWRKTGAQKISLPYSANKTMTIRQILSNFFGLDKLDKVPREIFSPEIQKDLLLLEEQEGSVNFKFGVIYAKKGQTTDDEMLSNEEGSPEFENFLEILGERIWLKNWDKYRGGLDVKGDMTGKESYYTVYAGHEVMYHVSTMLPYSKDNPQQLERKRHIGNDIVNIVYTDDPDAIDTFNPNCIRSQFTHVFAVVSAEENGKGWRVAIYCDESVPLFGPSLPCPPVFEDPFTLREFLLVKLINGEKATFNTPTFSRKRERTLDALLRDMYQEHTQESKSNSMLNRRALSDVVEAPGRRREETRAVEMVRVGQALKLEAIVRGLAPTSLATAGPLKPRPWEPRCIYPDFPHEVICGDVWLDSKVVLATENGTFLIEDCLSHRMIFDESVQIKQLDVVEQHGILLFRTGDKGKESNVYVFRLREFDSATASRSTEVLNEREDEHDCEDNGDEDDIDDDADESEDNDLENFARATAKFKPVIRTRGRVRVRPLAVRGRAHIKDRRLPRTRGCHLYTTTMPGGSHLRMCVAVGKRLTVLQWKHSAAWTAWCSTADTDTVDGFMVLKEFNASETPSLVTMIENTDSTNEWTLCCGIRHHFELISANGSTRILHIDGASKPHLVAALDLCEDEEPELLLCYNNTCHFQKLVEENTAQSEFDFSWNSVPAAIACAFPYVIAFTKDTMEIRLIINGNLVHTMAMPNLNLITSKQDIFFATTAPEFLPGKCERIRLDAKPSDKEEPVSSPPPFAQSSSSRSNSQNSQNDWKPIRIYQIPLQTLSRSTLSTCNQRRCPSPIEPEITSAPPTTDRTFLTVEPHRALSRSCSSSPTPTPTNLMPPHSPLRK comes from the exons ATGTTGTGCTTGGACATAAAGCTGGTCTCCCGGTTGCGAGGAGTGTCGTTGACGAGCGGCTCGTCTGCAAGCGCGTCACCGGTTTCCTCGTCGGTGACCTCGACCTCATCGACGGCGGCCTCCCTGGAGAAGTGCAAACGAAGCAAGGGTAGAAGGCAGAACGGCTCCGTGACGGAAAGCGATAGCGAAGAAGAAACGTTGCCGGTCGCGCACGAGATGATCCGCAGAAACAGATCCAGATCGGTTTGCGTATCCGCGCTGCCATCCACGCAGCTCAGGCATTTGCATCGACGGGCCAGTCACCATGT GTCCACCACAGACGCGATCTCCAGGCGGGGTGTCCTCTCCAGGCGGTACTATGGCAGCGTGGAAATG CTGCCGCAGATCGAGCAAGACGGCTCCGACAATGGCAGAAGATTTCGGGTCGAGAACGGCGATTCTCCCGGCGAAAAGGAAGAA ATGTTCGGCTCACCCAGTACGCCGATATTGGAAAATCCTGAATACCAAACGCGCTGGTATTTCAAGTACTTCCTCGGAAAAT TGCATCAGAATTACATTGCTGTCGATCAAGAAAGGAATCCTTTGTTTCTGTCGGTTGTAACGAGCGAAGTCAGCGATCAAAGCGTCCCACATTACAGAGTCATTTTATGGAGAAAAACC gGCGCTCAGAAAATATCGCTACCATACTCTGCGAACAAAACGATGACGATTAGACAAATACTcag CAACTTCTTTGGACTGGACAAGCTCGATAAAGTGCCGCGCGAAATATTCTCACCAGAGATACAAAAG GACCTGCTCCTGTTGGAAGAGCAAGAGGGCTCGGTGAACTTCAAGTTCGGCGTGATATACGCGAAAAAAGGGCAAACTACCGACGATGAGATGCTGTCTAATG AGGAGGGCAGCCCGGAGTTCGAGAACTTCCTGGAGATTCTGGGCGAGAGAATATGGTTGAAGAACTGGGACAAATACAGAGGTGGCCTGGACGTGAAAG GTGACATGACTGGCAAAGAAAGTTACTACACGGTGTACGCGGGCCACGAAGTGATGTATCACGTGAGCACGATGCTCCCTTACTCAAAGGACAACCCACAGCAGCTGGAGCGGAAGCGGCACATCGGCAACGATATCGTTAATATTGTTTACACAGACGACCCCGACGCCATAGACACGTTCAACCCAAACTGCATCAGGAGCCAATTTACGC ACGTGTTTGCGGTCGTGTCCGCCGAGGAGAACGGCAAAGGCTGGCGCGTGGCTATCTATTGCGACGAGAGCGTCCCTTTGTTTGGACCCAGCCTGCCCTGTCCTCCTGTTTTCGAGGACCCTTTCACCCTGAGAGAATTCTTGCTCGTGAAGCTGATCAACGGCGAGAAGGCCACCTTCAACACACCCACGTTCTcgcggaagagagagagaacgctGGACGCATTGCTGAGAGACATGTACCAAGAACACACGCAAGAGAGCAAGAGCAAC AGCATGTTAAACCGACGAGCTTTGTCGGATGTGGTGGAGGCTCCAGGTCGACGTCGCGAGGAGACGCGCGCTGTCGAGATGGTACGCGTCGGCCAGGCCTTGAAATTGGAGGCCATCGTGCGAGGACTGGCGCCCACTTCATTGGCCACGGCTGGTCCCTTGAAGCCCAGACCATGGGAGCCGAGGTGTATTTACCCGGACTTCCCTCACGAGGTCATATGCGGAGACGTTTGGCTGGACAGTAAAGTGGTTCTCGCTACGGAGAATGGTACCTTTTTAATAGAAG ACTGCCTGTCCCACAGAATGATCTTCGACGAATCTGTGCAAATTAAACAGCTGGACGTAGTGGAACAGCACGGTATACTGTTATTCCGCACCGGGGACAAAGGGAAAGAGAGCAACGTTTACGTGTTTCGTCTGAGAGAGTTCGACAGCGCCACTGCCAGCAGATCGACAGAGGTGTTGAACGAACGCGAGGACGAACACGACTGCGAGGACAACGGTGACGAAGATGACATTGACGACGACGCCGATGAAAGCGAAGATAATGACTTAGAAAACTTCGCGCGAGCCACCGCGAAATTCAAACCCGTGATCCGTACTCGTGGACGCGTTCGGGTGCGACCTTTGGCGGTCAGAGGACGAGCTCATATAAAAGATAGAAGGCTACCAAGGACGAGAGGCTGCCATTTGTACACCACCACCATGCCCGGTGGTTCTCATCTGCGCATG TGTGTAGCGGTTGGCAAACGTCTCACGGTGCTTCAATGGAAGCACAGTGCAGCGTGGACTGCGTGGTGCTCCACAGCGGACACAGACACCGTGGATGGTTTCATGGTGCTGAAAGAGTTCAACGCAAGCGAAACACCGTCCCTGGTGACGATGATCGAGAACACAGACTCGACCAACGAGTGGACGCTCTGCTGTGGTATTCGACACCACTTCGAACTGATCTCCGCGAATGGAAGTACGAGGATTCTTCACATTGACGGTGCGTCGAAGCCGCATCTAGTCGCGGCTTTGGATCTCTGCGAGGACGAGGAGCCAGAATTGTTACTCTGTTACAATA ACACATGCCATTTCCAGAAACTCGTGGAGGAGAACACTGCACAATCCGAGTTCGATTTCAGCTGGAATTCCGTGCCAGCAGCTATAG CTTGTGCCTTTCCCTACGTGATCGCGTTCACCAAAGACACCATGGAAATTCGGCTGATCATCAACGGAAATCTGGTGCACACAATGGCGATGCCCAACTTGAATTTGATCACATCGAAGCAGGACATCTTCTTCGCGACGACGGCCCCGGAGTTTCTGCCGGGGAAGTGCGAAAGAATTCGGCTGGACGCGAAGCCTTCGGACAAAGAAGAACCGGTTTCTAGTCCGCCTCCTTTCGCACAGTCTTCGTCCTCCCGATCTAACTCGCAAA ACAGCCAAAACGATTGGAAGCCGATAAGGATCTATCAGATACCATTGCAAACGTTATCCAGAAGCACCCTGTCGACCTGCAACCAAAGGCGATGTCCCAGCCCTATAGAACCAGAGATCACTTCTGCACCCCCAACCACCGATAGAACGTTCCTGACCGTGGAGCCCCACAGGGCATTAAGCCGATCTTGCAGCAGCAGTCCGACCCCGACGCCGACGAACCTGATGCCACCGCATTCCCCGTTAAGAAAATAG
- the LOC116425506 gene encoding GTPase-activating Rap/Ran-GAP domain-like protein 3 isoform X3 → MRKHPCDSDTGKMLCLDIKLVSRLRGVSLTSGSSASASPVSSSVTSTSSTAASLEKCKRSKGRRQNGSVTESDSEEETLPVAHEMIRRNRSRSVCVSALPSTQLRHLHRRASHHVSTTDAISRRGVLSRRYYGSVEMLPQIEQDGSDNGRRFRVENGDSPGEKEEMFGSPSTPILENPEYQTRWYFKYFLGKLHQNYIAVDQERNPLFLSVVTSEVSDQSVPHYRVILWRKTGAQKISLPYSANKTMTIRQILSNFFGLDKLDKVPREIFSPEIQKDLLLLEEQEGSVNFKFGVIYAKKGQTTDDEMLSNEEGSPEFENFLEILGERIWLKNWDKYRGGLDVKGDMTGKESYYTVYAGHEVMYHVSTMLPYSKDNPQQLERKRHIGNDIVNIVYTDDPDAIDTFNPNCIRSQFTHVFAVVSAEENGKGWRVAIYCDESVPLFGPSLPCPPVFEDPFTLREFLLVKLINGEKATFNTPTFSRKRERTLDALLRDMYQEHTQESKSNAPGRRREETRAVEMVRVGQALKLEAIVRGLAPTSLATAGPLKPRPWEPRCIYPDFPHEVICGDVWLDSKVVLATENGTFLIEDCLSHRMIFDESVQIKQLDVVEQHGILLFRTGDKGKESNVYVFRLREFDSATASRSTEVLNEREDEHDCEDNGDEDDIDDDADESEDNDLENFARATAKFKPVIRTRGRVRVRPLAVRGRAHIKDRRLPRTRGCHLYTTTMPGGSHLRMCVAVGKRLTVLQWKHSAAWTAWCSTADTDTVDGFMVLKEFNASETPSLVTMIENTDSTNEWTLCCGIRHHFELISANGSTRILHIDGASKPHLVAALDLCEDEEPELLLCYNNTCHFQKLVEENTAQSEFDFSWNSVPAAIACAFPYVIAFTKDTMEIRLIINGNLVHTMAMPNLNLITSKQDIFFATTAPEFLPGKCERIRLDAKPSDKEEPVSSPPPFAQSSSSRSNSQNSQNDWKPIRIYQIPLQTLSRSTLSTCNQRRCPSPIEPEITSAPPTTDRTFLTVEPHRALSRSCSSSPTPTPTNLMPPHSPLRK, encoded by the exons CGAAAACACCCTTGCGACAGTGACACCGGGAAGATGTTGTGCTTGGACATAAAGCTGGTCTCCCGGTTGCGAGGAGTGTCGTTGACGAGCGGCTCGTCTGCAAGCGCGTCACCGGTTTCCTCGTCGGTGACCTCGACCTCATCGACGGCGGCCTCCCTGGAGAAGTGCAAACGAAGCAAGGGTAGAAGGCAGAACGGCTCCGTGACGGAAAGCGATAGCGAAGAAGAAACGTTGCCGGTCGCGCACGAGATGATCCGCAGAAACAGATCCAGATCGGTTTGCGTATCCGCGCTGCCATCCACGCAGCTCAGGCATTTGCATCGACGGGCCAGTCACCATGT GTCCACCACAGACGCGATCTCCAGGCGGGGTGTCCTCTCCAGGCGGTACTATGGCAGCGTGGAAATG CTGCCGCAGATCGAGCAAGACGGCTCCGACAATGGCAGAAGATTTCGGGTCGAGAACGGCGATTCTCCCGGCGAAAAGGAAGAA ATGTTCGGCTCACCCAGTACGCCGATATTGGAAAATCCTGAATACCAAACGCGCTGGTATTTCAAGTACTTCCTCGGAAAAT TGCATCAGAATTACATTGCTGTCGATCAAGAAAGGAATCCTTTGTTTCTGTCGGTTGTAACGAGCGAAGTCAGCGATCAAAGCGTCCCACATTACAGAGTCATTTTATGGAGAAAAACC gGCGCTCAGAAAATATCGCTACCATACTCTGCGAACAAAACGATGACGATTAGACAAATACTcag CAACTTCTTTGGACTGGACAAGCTCGATAAAGTGCCGCGCGAAATATTCTCACCAGAGATACAAAAG GACCTGCTCCTGTTGGAAGAGCAAGAGGGCTCGGTGAACTTCAAGTTCGGCGTGATATACGCGAAAAAAGGGCAAACTACCGACGATGAGATGCTGTCTAATG AGGAGGGCAGCCCGGAGTTCGAGAACTTCCTGGAGATTCTGGGCGAGAGAATATGGTTGAAGAACTGGGACAAATACAGAGGTGGCCTGGACGTGAAAG GTGACATGACTGGCAAAGAAAGTTACTACACGGTGTACGCGGGCCACGAAGTGATGTATCACGTGAGCACGATGCTCCCTTACTCAAAGGACAACCCACAGCAGCTGGAGCGGAAGCGGCACATCGGCAACGATATCGTTAATATTGTTTACACAGACGACCCCGACGCCATAGACACGTTCAACCCAAACTGCATCAGGAGCCAATTTACGC ACGTGTTTGCGGTCGTGTCCGCCGAGGAGAACGGCAAAGGCTGGCGCGTGGCTATCTATTGCGACGAGAGCGTCCCTTTGTTTGGACCCAGCCTGCCCTGTCCTCCTGTTTTCGAGGACCCTTTCACCCTGAGAGAATTCTTGCTCGTGAAGCTGATCAACGGCGAGAAGGCCACCTTCAACACACCCACGTTCTcgcggaagagagagagaacgctGGACGCATTGCTGAGAGACATGTACCAAGAACACACGCAAGAGAGCAAGAGCAAC GCTCCAGGTCGACGTCGCGAGGAGACGCGCGCTGTCGAGATGGTACGCGTCGGCCAGGCCTTGAAATTGGAGGCCATCGTGCGAGGACTGGCGCCCACTTCATTGGCCACGGCTGGTCCCTTGAAGCCCAGACCATGGGAGCCGAGGTGTATTTACCCGGACTTCCCTCACGAGGTCATATGCGGAGACGTTTGGCTGGACAGTAAAGTGGTTCTCGCTACGGAGAATGGTACCTTTTTAATAGAAG ACTGCCTGTCCCACAGAATGATCTTCGACGAATCTGTGCAAATTAAACAGCTGGACGTAGTGGAACAGCACGGTATACTGTTATTCCGCACCGGGGACAAAGGGAAAGAGAGCAACGTTTACGTGTTTCGTCTGAGAGAGTTCGACAGCGCCACTGCCAGCAGATCGACAGAGGTGTTGAACGAACGCGAGGACGAACACGACTGCGAGGACAACGGTGACGAAGATGACATTGACGACGACGCCGATGAAAGCGAAGATAATGACTTAGAAAACTTCGCGCGAGCCACCGCGAAATTCAAACCCGTGATCCGTACTCGTGGACGCGTTCGGGTGCGACCTTTGGCGGTCAGAGGACGAGCTCATATAAAAGATAGAAGGCTACCAAGGACGAGAGGCTGCCATTTGTACACCACCACCATGCCCGGTGGTTCTCATCTGCGCATG TGTGTAGCGGTTGGCAAACGTCTCACGGTGCTTCAATGGAAGCACAGTGCAGCGTGGACTGCGTGGTGCTCCACAGCGGACACAGACACCGTGGATGGTTTCATGGTGCTGAAAGAGTTCAACGCAAGCGAAACACCGTCCCTGGTGACGATGATCGAGAACACAGACTCGACCAACGAGTGGACGCTCTGCTGTGGTATTCGACACCACTTCGAACTGATCTCCGCGAATGGAAGTACGAGGATTCTTCACATTGACGGTGCGTCGAAGCCGCATCTAGTCGCGGCTTTGGATCTCTGCGAGGACGAGGAGCCAGAATTGTTACTCTGTTACAATA ACACATGCCATTTCCAGAAACTCGTGGAGGAGAACACTGCACAATCCGAGTTCGATTTCAGCTGGAATTCCGTGCCAGCAGCTATAG CTTGTGCCTTTCCCTACGTGATCGCGTTCACCAAAGACACCATGGAAATTCGGCTGATCATCAACGGAAATCTGGTGCACACAATGGCGATGCCCAACTTGAATTTGATCACATCGAAGCAGGACATCTTCTTCGCGACGACGGCCCCGGAGTTTCTGCCGGGGAAGTGCGAAAGAATTCGGCTGGACGCGAAGCCTTCGGACAAAGAAGAACCGGTTTCTAGTCCGCCTCCTTTCGCACAGTCTTCGTCCTCCCGATCTAACTCGCAAA ACAGCCAAAACGATTGGAAGCCGATAAGGATCTATCAGATACCATTGCAAACGTTATCCAGAAGCACCCTGTCGACCTGCAACCAAAGGCGATGTCCCAGCCCTATAGAACCAGAGATCACTTCTGCACCCCCAACCACCGATAGAACGTTCCTGACCGTGGAGCCCCACAGGGCATTAAGCCGATCTTGCAGCAGCAGTCCGACCCCGACGCCGACGAACCTGATGCCACCGCATTCCCCGTTAAGAAAATAG
- the LOC116425506 gene encoding GTPase-activating Rap/Ran-GAP domain-like protein 3 isoform X1: protein MRKHPCDSDTGKMLCLDIKLVSRLRGVSLTSGSSASASPVSSSVTSTSSTAASLEKCKRSKGRRQNGSVTESDSEEETLPVAHEMIRRNRSRSVCVSALPSTQLRHLHRRASHHVSTTDAISRRGVLSRRYYGSVEMLPQIEQDGSDNGRRFRVENGDSPGEKEEMFGSPSTPILENPEYQTRWYFKYFLGKLHQNYIAVDQERNPLFLSVVTSEVSDQSVPHYRVILWRKTGAQKISLPYSANKTMTIRQILSNFFGLDKLDKVPREIFSPEIQKDLLLLEEQEGSVNFKFGVIYAKKGQTTDDEMLSNEEGSPEFENFLEILGERIWLKNWDKYRGGLDVKGDMTGKESYYTVYAGHEVMYHVSTMLPYSKDNPQQLERKRHIGNDIVNIVYTDDPDAIDTFNPNCIRSQFTHVFAVVSAEENGKGWRVAIYCDESVPLFGPSLPCPPVFEDPFTLREFLLVKLINGEKATFNTPTFSRKRERTLDALLRDMYQEHTQESKSNSMLNRRALSDVVEAPGRRREETRAVEMVRVGQALKLEAIVRGLAPTSLATAGPLKPRPWEPRCIYPDFPHEVICGDVWLDSKVVLATENGTFLIEDCLSHRMIFDESVQIKQLDVVEQHGILLFRTGDKGKESNVYVFRLREFDSATASRSTEVLNEREDEHDCEDNGDEDDIDDDADESEDNDLENFARATAKFKPVIRTRGRVRVRPLAVRGRAHIKDRRLPRTRGCHLYTTTMPGGSHLRMCVAVGKRLTVLQWKHSAAWTAWCSTADTDTVDGFMVLKEFNASETPSLVTMIENTDSTNEWTLCCGIRHHFELISANGSTRILHIDGASKPHLVAALDLCEDEEPELLLCYNNTCHFQKLVEENTAQSEFDFSWNSVPAAIACAFPYVIAFTKDTMEIRLIINGNLVHTMAMPNLNLITSKQDIFFATTAPEFLPGKCERIRLDAKPSDKEEPVSSPPPFAQSSSSRSNSQNSQNDWKPIRIYQIPLQTLSRSTLSTCNQRRCPSPIEPEITSAPPTTDRTFLTVEPHRALSRSCSSSPTPTPTNLMPPHSPLRK from the exons CGAAAACACCCTTGCGACAGTGACACCGGGAAGATGTTGTGCTTGGACATAAAGCTGGTCTCCCGGTTGCGAGGAGTGTCGTTGACGAGCGGCTCGTCTGCAAGCGCGTCACCGGTTTCCTCGTCGGTGACCTCGACCTCATCGACGGCGGCCTCCCTGGAGAAGTGCAAACGAAGCAAGGGTAGAAGGCAGAACGGCTCCGTGACGGAAAGCGATAGCGAAGAAGAAACGTTGCCGGTCGCGCACGAGATGATCCGCAGAAACAGATCCAGATCGGTTTGCGTATCCGCGCTGCCATCCACGCAGCTCAGGCATTTGCATCGACGGGCCAGTCACCATGT GTCCACCACAGACGCGATCTCCAGGCGGGGTGTCCTCTCCAGGCGGTACTATGGCAGCGTGGAAATG CTGCCGCAGATCGAGCAAGACGGCTCCGACAATGGCAGAAGATTTCGGGTCGAGAACGGCGATTCTCCCGGCGAAAAGGAAGAA ATGTTCGGCTCACCCAGTACGCCGATATTGGAAAATCCTGAATACCAAACGCGCTGGTATTTCAAGTACTTCCTCGGAAAAT TGCATCAGAATTACATTGCTGTCGATCAAGAAAGGAATCCTTTGTTTCTGTCGGTTGTAACGAGCGAAGTCAGCGATCAAAGCGTCCCACATTACAGAGTCATTTTATGGAGAAAAACC gGCGCTCAGAAAATATCGCTACCATACTCTGCGAACAAAACGATGACGATTAGACAAATACTcag CAACTTCTTTGGACTGGACAAGCTCGATAAAGTGCCGCGCGAAATATTCTCACCAGAGATACAAAAG GACCTGCTCCTGTTGGAAGAGCAAGAGGGCTCGGTGAACTTCAAGTTCGGCGTGATATACGCGAAAAAAGGGCAAACTACCGACGATGAGATGCTGTCTAATG AGGAGGGCAGCCCGGAGTTCGAGAACTTCCTGGAGATTCTGGGCGAGAGAATATGGTTGAAGAACTGGGACAAATACAGAGGTGGCCTGGACGTGAAAG GTGACATGACTGGCAAAGAAAGTTACTACACGGTGTACGCGGGCCACGAAGTGATGTATCACGTGAGCACGATGCTCCCTTACTCAAAGGACAACCCACAGCAGCTGGAGCGGAAGCGGCACATCGGCAACGATATCGTTAATATTGTTTACACAGACGACCCCGACGCCATAGACACGTTCAACCCAAACTGCATCAGGAGCCAATTTACGC ACGTGTTTGCGGTCGTGTCCGCCGAGGAGAACGGCAAAGGCTGGCGCGTGGCTATCTATTGCGACGAGAGCGTCCCTTTGTTTGGACCCAGCCTGCCCTGTCCTCCTGTTTTCGAGGACCCTTTCACCCTGAGAGAATTCTTGCTCGTGAAGCTGATCAACGGCGAGAAGGCCACCTTCAACACACCCACGTTCTcgcggaagagagagagaacgctGGACGCATTGCTGAGAGACATGTACCAAGAACACACGCAAGAGAGCAAGAGCAAC AGCATGTTAAACCGACGAGCTTTGTCGGATGTGGTGGAGGCTCCAGGTCGACGTCGCGAGGAGACGCGCGCTGTCGAGATGGTACGCGTCGGCCAGGCCTTGAAATTGGAGGCCATCGTGCGAGGACTGGCGCCCACTTCATTGGCCACGGCTGGTCCCTTGAAGCCCAGACCATGGGAGCCGAGGTGTATTTACCCGGACTTCCCTCACGAGGTCATATGCGGAGACGTTTGGCTGGACAGTAAAGTGGTTCTCGCTACGGAGAATGGTACCTTTTTAATAGAAG ACTGCCTGTCCCACAGAATGATCTTCGACGAATCTGTGCAAATTAAACAGCTGGACGTAGTGGAACAGCACGGTATACTGTTATTCCGCACCGGGGACAAAGGGAAAGAGAGCAACGTTTACGTGTTTCGTCTGAGAGAGTTCGACAGCGCCACTGCCAGCAGATCGACAGAGGTGTTGAACGAACGCGAGGACGAACACGACTGCGAGGACAACGGTGACGAAGATGACATTGACGACGACGCCGATGAAAGCGAAGATAATGACTTAGAAAACTTCGCGCGAGCCACCGCGAAATTCAAACCCGTGATCCGTACTCGTGGACGCGTTCGGGTGCGACCTTTGGCGGTCAGAGGACGAGCTCATATAAAAGATAGAAGGCTACCAAGGACGAGAGGCTGCCATTTGTACACCACCACCATGCCCGGTGGTTCTCATCTGCGCATG TGTGTAGCGGTTGGCAAACGTCTCACGGTGCTTCAATGGAAGCACAGTGCAGCGTGGACTGCGTGGTGCTCCACAGCGGACACAGACACCGTGGATGGTTTCATGGTGCTGAAAGAGTTCAACGCAAGCGAAACACCGTCCCTGGTGACGATGATCGAGAACACAGACTCGACCAACGAGTGGACGCTCTGCTGTGGTATTCGACACCACTTCGAACTGATCTCCGCGAATGGAAGTACGAGGATTCTTCACATTGACGGTGCGTCGAAGCCGCATCTAGTCGCGGCTTTGGATCTCTGCGAGGACGAGGAGCCAGAATTGTTACTCTGTTACAATA ACACATGCCATTTCCAGAAACTCGTGGAGGAGAACACTGCACAATCCGAGTTCGATTTCAGCTGGAATTCCGTGCCAGCAGCTATAG CTTGTGCCTTTCCCTACGTGATCGCGTTCACCAAAGACACCATGGAAATTCGGCTGATCATCAACGGAAATCTGGTGCACACAATGGCGATGCCCAACTTGAATTTGATCACATCGAAGCAGGACATCTTCTTCGCGACGACGGCCCCGGAGTTTCTGCCGGGGAAGTGCGAAAGAATTCGGCTGGACGCGAAGCCTTCGGACAAAGAAGAACCGGTTTCTAGTCCGCCTCCTTTCGCACAGTCTTCGTCCTCCCGATCTAACTCGCAAA ACAGCCAAAACGATTGGAAGCCGATAAGGATCTATCAGATACCATTGCAAACGTTATCCAGAAGCACCCTGTCGACCTGCAACCAAAGGCGATGTCCCAGCCCTATAGAACCAGAGATCACTTCTGCACCCCCAACCACCGATAGAACGTTCCTGACCGTGGAGCCCCACAGGGCATTAAGCCGATCTTGCAGCAGCAGTCCGACCCCGACGCCGACGAACCTGATGCCACCGCATTCCCCGTTAAGAAAATAG